A window of Elusimicrobiota bacterium contains these coding sequences:
- the rplQ gene encoding 50S ribosomal protein L17 has protein sequence MKTHAGRKLSRPTGARVALLRGLATSLLQHEEIRTTHAKAKEAARFAEGILALAKQKSLPARRELAAAINDKDVRKKIYDVLVPRYQSRAGGCTRVYRLGNRSGDNAEMAILKLVQ, from the coding sequence ATGAAGACCCACGCCGGACGAAAGCTCTCGCGCCCCACGGGCGCCCGGGTCGCTTTGCTCCGCGGCCTGGCCACCAGCCTCCTCCAGCACGAGGAGATCCGCACGACCCACGCCAAAGCCAAGGAAGCCGCGCGTTTCGCGGAAGGGATTTTGGCGTTGGCCAAACAGAAATCCTTGCCGGCGCGCCGCGAACTCGCCGCCGCCATCAACGACAAGGACGTGCGTAAAAAGATATATGATGTTTTGGTGCCGCGTTACCAGTCGCGTGCGGGCGGATGCACCCGCGTGTACCGACTGGGCAACCGGTCCGGCGACAACGCCGAAATGGCGATCCTCAAGCTGGTTCAATAA
- the mreD gene encoding rod shape-determining protein MreD, whose translation MIRRAVFVLVTFFLGWIAQAVFLHLAPVSLPAPHWLLVAVLAIGASGRVNLAQGLGFFWGLALDLYGQTPFGAQGLLLAFCGFASGSLSKNLNAEKMVTQEALTLVGSVVFIVGSLQLGEWFVPATGPHRWGLGLCLAGAVMNALAAPAVFWAVRVWLELGDAWRVGPRGRD comes from the coding sequence GTGATCCGCCGCGCGGTTTTCGTCCTCGTGACGTTCTTTCTGGGGTGGATCGCCCAGGCGGTGTTCCTCCACCTGGCGCCGGTGTCTTTGCCCGCGCCCCACTGGTTGTTGGTGGCGGTCCTGGCCATCGGCGCTTCGGGCCGCGTGAACCTGGCCCAGGGATTGGGGTTTTTCTGGGGGTTGGCGTTGGACCTCTACGGCCAGACGCCCTTCGGCGCCCAGGGACTCCTGCTGGCCTTTTGCGGGTTCGCCTCGGGCTCCCTTTCCAAAAATTTGAACGCGGAAAAAATGGTCACCCAGGAAGCCCTGACCCTGGTCGGCAGCGTGGTCTTCATCGTCGGTTCCCTCCAGCTCGGGGAATGGTTTGTGCCGGCCACGGGGCCCCACCGGTGGGGGCTCGGCTTGTGCCTGGCCGGCGCCGTCATGAACGCCCTGGCCGCTCCGGCGGTGTTTTGGGCCGTGCGGGTCTGGCTGGAGCTCGGCGACGCCTGGCGGGTCGGACCGCGCGGCCGTGATTAA
- a CDS encoding rod shape-determining protein MreC translates to MFQRHRPAVVFSCYAVLGLALLSWSGDRIVQSLKYAFFYLLAPTSAPAVGPLSQWGQFGHNLSLLIRADQRARAAEARWLSERLDEKRSQTIEEENKRLTESAGLARWPQFSATAARVWARNANDWFHSVLVRPAVGAPVRVGDAAVTVRDGRVVILGQVAEILPRGFARVLLVTDPSSSLSAHAARTAEQGLVEGRGANVLLFNYLFSDSPIQPGDEVITSGLGDVFPEGVLIGRVLTVQEATHESFKRAVLSPAAKLNDVRDMLLLSRRPEGEAP, encoded by the coding sequence TTGTTTCAGCGGCATCGTCCAGCGGTTGTCTTTTCCTGTTACGCCGTCCTCGGCCTGGCGCTCCTGTCCTGGTCCGGCGACCGGATCGTCCAGAGCCTCAAGTACGCCTTCTTCTACCTGCTCGCCCCCACCAGCGCCCCCGCCGTCGGCCCCCTGTCCCAGTGGGGCCAATTCGGCCACAACCTTTCGCTCTTGATCCGCGCCGACCAGCGGGCCCGGGCCGCCGAGGCCCGTTGGCTCTCCGAGCGACTGGACGAGAAGCGCTCCCAGACCATCGAAGAGGAAAACAAACGGCTCACGGAATCCGCCGGGTTGGCCCGGTGGCCGCAATTTTCCGCCACGGCGGCCCGGGTGTGGGCCCGGAACGCCAACGATTGGTTTCACAGCGTGCTGGTCCGCCCCGCGGTGGGCGCGCCCGTCCGCGTGGGGGACGCCGCCGTGACCGTGCGGGACGGCCGCGTGGTCATTTTGGGCCAGGTGGCGGAAATCCTGCCCCGGGGGTTCGCCCGGGTGCTCCTGGTCACGGACCCCTCGTCCTCCCTGTCGGCCCACGCGGCCCGCACCGCCGAGCAGGGCCTGGTCGAGGGCCGGGGCGCCAACGTCCTGCTCTTCAACTATTTGTTTTCGGATTCGCCCATCCAGCCGGGGGACGAAGTGATCACCTCGGGCCTGGGCGACGTGTTCCCCGAGGGCGTCTTGATCGGCCGGGTGCTGACCGTCCAGGAAGCCACCCACGAAAGTTTCAAGCGCGCCGTCCTTTCGCCGGCCGCCAAGCTCAACGACGTCCGGGACATGTTGCTTCTCTCCCGGCGGCCGGAGGGGGAGGCCCCGTGA
- a CDS encoding rod shape-determining protein: MHPRVPTGQPVRRQRRNGDPQAGSIKGPPPRENVFDYIFSLFSNDMGIDLGTANTLVYVKGQGIVLKEPSVVAINRDTREPVAFGLEAKRMLGKTPANIYAVRPLRNGVIADFDVTQEMIKYFIRKVHNRRSLLHPRVVIGIPSGITEVERRAVKEAADQAGARYVELIEEPKAAAIGAEMPISEPSGNMIVDIGGGTTEVAVISLGGMVVSKSLDVAGDEMDESIVQYFRRKYNLLIGETTAEDVKIKIGSAFPQAEEQTLEVKGRDQVTGLPKTITITSEEVRQALSEPLKLIVDVVKSTLEETPAELSADLVDRGIVLAGGGSLLRGMPELLSQETELPVTRAADPLTCVVMGCGRYLEELDNIKRSRGRASV; this comes from the coding sequence ATGCACCCGCGTGTACCGACTGGGCAACCGGTCCGGCGACAACGCCGAAATGGCGATCCTCAAGCTGGTTCAATAAAGGGTCCGCCACCGAGGGAAAACGTGTTCGACTACATCTTCAGCCTCTTTTCGAACGACATGGGGATTGACCTGGGAACGGCCAATACCCTCGTTTACGTCAAAGGGCAGGGGATTGTCCTCAAGGAACCTTCGGTCGTGGCGATCAACCGCGACACCCGGGAGCCGGTGGCCTTCGGCCTCGAAGCCAAGCGCATGCTCGGCAAAACCCCGGCGAACATTTACGCGGTGCGTCCCCTGCGCAACGGGGTGATCGCCGATTTCGACGTGACGCAGGAAATGATCAAGTATTTTATCCGAAAAGTGCACAACCGCCGAAGCCTGCTCCATCCGCGCGTGGTGATCGGAATCCCCTCGGGGATCACCGAGGTGGAGCGGCGGGCCGTCAAAGAGGCGGCCGACCAGGCGGGCGCGCGGTACGTGGAGTTGATCGAGGAACCCAAGGCGGCCGCCATCGGCGCCGAAATGCCCATCTCTGAGCCTTCGGGCAACATGATCGTGGACATCGGCGGCGGCACCACCGAAGTGGCCGTGATTTCCTTGGGCGGAATGGTGGTCTCGAAGTCCCTGGACGTGGCGGGGGACGAGATGGACGAGTCCATCGTTCAGTACTTCAGACGGAAATACAATTTGCTCATCGGCGAAACCACGGCGGAAGACGTGAAGATCAAGATTGGCAGCGCCTTCCCCCAAGCCGAGGAACAAACGCTCGAAGTGAAGGGGCGGGACCAAGTGACGGGGTTGCCGAAGACGATCACCATTACGTCCGAGGAAGTCCGCCAGGCCCTCTCCGAACCTTTGAAGCTCATCGTGGACGTCGTCAAGTCGACCTTGGAAGAAACGCCGGCGGAACTGTCGGCCGACTTGGTGGACCGCGGCATCGTGCTGGCCGGGGGCGGAAGCCTCCTGCGCGGGATGCCGGAGCTGTTGTCCCAGGAGACCGAACTGCCCGTGACCCGCGCGGCCGATCCCCTGACGTGCGTCGTGATGGGCTGCGGCCGCTATCTGGAAGAGCTTGACAACATCAAGCGCTCCCGCGGCCGCGCCTCCGTCTAA